The stretch of DNA CCACAGGTTGCGATCGATCCACTTGCTCGCCCGGCTGCTGTCGGGCTTCCCACGGCCACCTCTGCCAACGTCACCACCCGCGATCACCGCAGTCCGTCACACCCGTCAGCTGCCCCTCTGATCCCACGCATTCAGGTCTACGTGTACCGCTTCCCGAGCCGATCATGGGACGGCTCCCAATCGTGGGTCGGTGGGTCAGATTCCAATCACGGGATGATTACTGATGGTATGGGAGTGGAGGTCTCGGACCGGTCACAGATGccacctccctttccctcccaccaTCAGCCCCGCTCTGAGGAGGGGGTCGGACCCCGGTCTCTCAGGGTCAGGGACTCCCGAGGTCAGATCCTCACGCCGGTACAGCCCCGGCCACGTCGACCCCCCATAAATGACCAATGGATGTGAGTGACCGATCGATGAAATGACCGATAGACACAAGTGGCTGGGCCCTGCGAGTAACCGGTTGTTTCTGATCCCCATGAATAACCAGTGCTCTCCACAGCCACTCCCTGAGAATGACTGGTGCATTattggctccacccttccttgatcaTCTGTTGCCAACCCtagtttgttctggccttttcttacctagTTTCCTcccctcttagtctgaagaagggtcctgacccgaccaTGATGGACATGACTGATTGGTGTTCTCCACAGCCACTCCCCGGCCGTTCCCCATGACTGACCGGTGATCTTGTGGTCACTGACAGAGAGTGACCAGTGTTCTCCACTGCTGTTCCCTTCTCTTCCTGGCCACTGCCTGCTCTACAACTGACCGGTGCTCTCCATGTCCGAGACTGACCGATGCTCTCCACAGCCGCTCCCCGTGAGTGACCGATGGACATGAGTGACCAATAGACATGAGTGGCTGGAGCTTTCCATGTACGGTCCCAGCAAGTGACCGACTGACCGCTGCTCTCCACGGCCACTAGGCCCAGTGCCAGAGCTGGGCGAGTGCTGTGCTGTCACAGGGGTTGATGACCAGCACCCCCGGGCTGACGGTCGCCTCCAACACCTCCACCTCCAGGCAGTAACGTGTCGCTACGTGCTTGATCCGTGATCCAGCCAACACCCACCGCTGAGGGACAGAGGGACACACGTCACATCACACGATCTACAGGCGTGTCACCCACTCTCCCCAACACAGGCGGGACAGGGGCACATGTTACAATGCACTGTCACACCACACAGCACATACAAACATGCAGGTCTACAACACACAAACTATACAAATTGTGTATGTACAGTTACAGGACATACACTTATAAACATATGCATAGTTCAAACACACAGgtaattgtgggccgaaggatcttttactgtgctgttctatgaCATGTGTACACAGACTGAACTCACACCCACACAGAAACAATGGATGACACAGAAACAGGTACAGAGAGTACCGACATATCACTTACTTGGGCAGTTTACCTTAACACGGAGAATATGAATACGTTCAACGTGATGTCACGTggacactcactcacacagacacataaTCTCATACACACGTACAAATACACATATAAGCCCACATTCTCACACATACTAAAGCATACACATGTGCGCACGCACGCCCGCAGTAGCATGCAGACACGCTCATGCACACTTACGCGCTCAcaccgccacacacacacgcatgcatgcacatgcacactcCCACACATGGAGGGCCCAGTCTGTGCAGGAGACGTGTGTCcagggggcgaggagagggtcCGGGCGAggatgggtgggaggggagacGATGGCGCCTGTTACCTGTCTGCTGTCCTCACCACTGCACGGAAGCAGCACGATAGGCGATGCCGGGACGGTAGAGGTGACAGAGAGGCAGCAGCGACGCTGTGACAGGCGTTGCCCAGGGGTGTGGGTCCTCTCCTGGGGGGGTCAGACAGAGTGTAGAGGTGGGGGCGACCTGCCCCAcgtctgtccccctcccccctggtCATTCCATCCATCTCACCCCCACTCCAGCCCCCCCACCCGctccacacctctccccatcctGTCCCTTCTTCACCCCTCCCTGTTCCATCACTGGTCACTTCATAACCTCTCCTCACTCCACCCACCCATCTGCacctctcccctctgccccaactccaacctccctccctctcccccactccactCTTCCCAAACCGTTCCTCCCCCCCCGGCCCATCCTCACTCCTCCCCAATCCTCCATACCTCACTCCTCTCCCTCACACCCATTTCCCAAACATCCACCCCCTTctgttcctctcccctcctctctctgccctttTCCTCCTCAACCCCTCTCCCCTAACCACCTTGCCACTCCCTTCCCCctaccttctcctcccctcccccgcgtTCCCCTGATTGACCTGGTTGCTGCTTCCTAGGCAGGGCCGGAGTGCCATGGTGAGGGAGCCCCTGTCCCCCACCGTCTCCACACAGTCCTGTCTCTGCTGGATCACGCCCGGCACCGTGTCTGTCTCGTCGGGAATTCTGCCGAAAAACCACAGACGCTGCTCGTGAGACCCGCCCGTGTTCAGCGCTGGGGcaacatccctcccccaccacggcgcagcgggtagaactgctgcctcacagagccggaGGTTATGGTTtattcctgaccttgggtactctctgtgtggagtttacacatcctccctgtgaccctgtgggtttccgcCGGatgctcctcccacactccagacatacaggtctgtatgttaattggcttctgtatattgcccctaatgtgcaatgggtggatgagaaagtggtataacagaactaatgtgaatgggtgatggtcagcgtggactcggtgggccgagttataaggagaggttgctgtaatctttcaatcaatcattttacaaggatgttgccaggacccgagggcctgagttataaggagaggttgggcaggctagggtttTATTCATTccagcaggaggatgaagggtgatcgtacagaggtgtataaaatcatgatgggaaatagacagagggatatgggccaaacgcgggaaaatggggcatcttggttggcatggacgttgGGCAGGAGGCGAGGCTGGAgctaaggggagggggaaaggttgGTGTAGAGACCTACCTGAGCTCGGGGTAGACATGTTCCAGGTACCAGCGGAAGGGCTTGCATTTCAGATCCATCTTCAACTTCAGTCGGCTCTGGAtactgggaaagggagggaggggccgGTCAGAGGTGGGATCCCTTCCTCCGACATCCTCCTCCCCAACTACAtccattctccaccctctgagcaCCCCCCTCCAgccctcccaccaccacccctccccagtcCCTCTCCTTGTCCCCTCTCCCCATTTCCTCTTCGTGTCCCTCTCCCCCTTTGTGCCTCCCCATCCCTGCTCCCCACTCACTGTCTCCCCACTCTCACTGTCTCCCCACTCTCACTGTCTCCCCACTCTCACTGTCTCCCCACTCTCACTGTCTCCCCACTCTCACTGTCtccccactctcactctctccccactcccactctcactgtctcccctcaccccactcactctCCGTAAGGCTGCCCCTTGGCTGAGGGACGAGCCGCGTAGTAGAATCGCTTGAAATCGTCCATCCAAACCTCGACTGTGCGTCGCGTGTTCCtggaatggggagaggagggggtcagAGGGTGCAGACATCCCCCCACCGTACTTCCCCTGCTGCACCGACTGCTCTAGATAATTGGTTATTACTGTCACATtttccgaggtagagtgaaagctTTGCTCGACAGgctctccaaacagatcagaaaatattatacaggtccaccactgattttctggcatcCTTGGTCCCAGAGCCTTTTTGGATTATCCGCCTTGCCGGACTAACAGGAGTCCAACAGTACCACAACGGCCCGTCTGGGTCACCGTAAGACTGAGATCCGGCTCACAAATTCGGCCTCAGAAATCAGCTATAGAAAAGGATGTGTCGGCAATAGGTCGGTGGGTCTAATTTGCATAGGGGGAAAATTAGACctaccctccccaccccactctccacttccccaccctccctgtccccgtctcccaccctccccatcccccacctccccccacccccttaccGGCCCCTGTTAATATtaaccaaattaaagacactataaaatggaggatccctgcatttggaagatttgcttaacctttgtcagtggaaaaATACAGGCTGTGGCTGTCGCCGGACAATCTGAGCctcagattgatatgcaggatggtgaaagatccaggtgttctcctaaTTTCCTCCTAATTGATAATATGTATTAAAACTTTGCAAAGAAACTTAAATGCATTGTTTTGTTTGGATTgatgcaaagggattgtaaataatgtaaataatgttgcaatacaattccctgctgtttgttgattggccagagtgttaagccctggcagaattgttttgtgttccagggtaaatgttgcattattcagttaacccaacttccttccataagcttctgtaagaaacattgtttaTGACTCTCTGTAATTTTGTTGGGGAACTGTCAACAATGCattgatgtaattgatatgtaTGATTAGATTCTAAGGggaaccacccctatgtagttcggcccctcaaggttcgtggACCTATAAGAGGTAGCCCCCATTTCGATCTTAATTGTaattgtgtcgatcttctggaagggcgcttgggactgcgtgaccttttgggcaGTGTCTGCTTGTGCGAGGCTGAAGGGCtaggccaggcagagacaaggttcGACCCCGCagtggttaggtatcgtatagaggaattcattttaaaaataaagattagttggtccagtgctcgAATCAGTGTTCTTACTGAACTAGACTTGGGGGGTAAGCTTTCGGAGTATATTTACATCCCCAGTACCTGATGTAGGTGTTGGCGTTACCATCGGGGAAGAGGTAGGGGTGTTTGCGACGGAAGACGTGTCCCACTCGGCTGCAGGGGAGGATCTCCAGGGAGCCGCCGCACATCCACACCCGGAACGACAGCTCTGCAAGAAGGAGAGCATTGAGAGCAAGAGGGAgagcctgcacatctcctttaaacttttcccctctcatcttaaagccgtgtcctctagttttggacatttccaccttgagggaaaaaggttctgactgtctatcctatctatgcctcccatgattttatatacttctatcaggtctccccacaacctccaatgttcgagggaaaacaatctaagtctgtccaacctccccctgtagccaaaaccccttaatccaggcatcattctagttAACCTCCTTTGCACtcgttccaaagcctccacatccttcctgtgtggggggcaactgtacacaatactccaaatggagcTTAACCAAAATTctataaagttgcatcatgacttcctgcctCTTATACTCTATGCCCCGATTGATGAAGGCAAgcttaccatatgccttcttcaccactctgtctacttgtgttgccacattcagggaGCTGTAAACTCGGACCCCAAGATCCTGCTGTACACAAATGCTgttcagggtcttgccattaattgtatattttccccttacatttgacctcccaaagtgcaatacctcacacttgctctgATAAAACTCCATCCTGCCATGTCTCCACCCACATCTGTGgctgatctagatcctgctgtatactttcacagccttcctcacaatctGCGGCCCCAGCAATCTtgctgtcatctgaaaatttactAACCAAACTGTCCATGTTTACTTTCAAGTCATTTATATGTAACACAAACTGCAGAGgtctcagcacagatccctgcggaactccacggGTCACAGGTCTCCAGCCTGTCTTctgtcagtaagccagttctgaatataTACGACCAAGccactgttaatcccatgcattttaatcttctggatcagcctaccattcgggattttatcaaatgccttactacaatccatatagacaacatccatcgCTCTACCCTCATCTATCACCTCCTCAACTAACGCGATGGAGTTAGGAGACCTGCCACGTACAAAGGGAGCATGATGAGAGAGGGCAGCAGATAGAGAGACGTGTTGGCCCGAGTGAGTAGGGAGgggatgggaaagtgagataagatagaactaatatggcctatttccttgctgtatctcgagACTAAACTCCTTTCTAAAATCAAACCGTGGCAGGACCTTTGCGGTGAATGGCAGcggcctggggagtgttgtagagcagaaggatctatgAGCACAGGAACATGGTTCCCTGAGAGTGGAACAAACGTCCTCACAACTCACCAAAGTTCTCTCCGCCCCAGATCTCCATCTCGGTGTCGTAGCTGCCCAGGTGGTTGAACCAGGCCTTGTTGATCACAAAAAGTCCACCCGCTATCACCGGGGTCCTGGGGAAAGGCAGGAGGTCAGGGGAGTCATCACGGGCAAGGGGAGACTCAGGGCGAGAGGAGACGGGGCGAGAGAAGACTCGGGTCAAGAGGACATGTCTGGGGCTGGGATTAGCCCTGGGGGTGACGAGACGGGGGCTCCATgggaacagtgggggggggggatgtctggACCTTCCCCAGTGTCCCACCCTCCACGGGACCACCCCTCACCTGATGGGGGCGATGGGGTCGGTTCTCCCAACCCTCACCTCCTCGCTCAGCGGCTCCCACTTGAAGTGTAGACTCCAGTCAAACCCTGGGGGACAAGGGCAAGTTatcaaccctcccccacccctcgatCTATACCCTCCCTGACCCCACCATTTCCCCACCCCAATCATGATCCCTCCCTGACCCCCACCCACATCCCCTCCACACCTCCCCATCCCataccctccccacacacacacacatcccttcTACACACCTAtttttttcttccctcccccccccccccccctcccacataaacgttgcctattcatgttctctacaGATTCTGTCTgaatagctgagttactccagcattttgtgtcctttgttgtaaaccagcatctgcagttccttgtgtctaccaccCCTCCCCGTCCGCTAAGCCCTGCCCCAACCCCTACCTGCACCACATCCTGTCTTTACATATCCCCCACAAACAAGAGGGATGTCATTGGATCAGGGTAACTTTAGAGAGTcccagaaacgggcccttcagctcactgaccagtgatcacccgttcacactagttctatgttatccaactttctcatccactccctgcacactgggggcaatttacagacggccgattcacctacaaacccgcacggcattgggacgtgggaggaaaccggggcatctggaggaaactcacgcggtcatggagaacatgcaaactgtgtacagacagcacccatagtcgggatctaacccgggtctctggtcctaCCTCCTCTCAAGTCCGGAGAGGCGGCCACGTAAGCGAAGGTGTCCATGTTGATGATGTCGATGACGGGGCTGACCACGCGGGAGGGGTCCTATCATGGAAAACGCCGGAAGAGTGAGGACAGGGACTGTGGCAGCCAGGATGCCAGCGGTAATCGTatcaaaccccccccaccccccactctctctcccgccGCCATCTCCACATGGTGCACCCTTCCCTGATAGCCCCAACAATCTcccctggaccagccacat from Leucoraja erinacea ecotype New England chromosome 5, Leri_hhj_1, whole genome shotgun sequence encodes:
- the LOC129697511 gene encoding LOW QUALITY PROTEIN: polypeptide N-acetylgalactosaminyltransferase 14-like (The sequence of the model RefSeq protein was modified relative to this genomic sequence to represent the inferred CDS: deleted 2 bases in 1 codon) is translated as MRRVRRAGPMLLVLAAAAAAALFCSLWPELRRLMPGAEPGPHAAEHRSRELPEEPDEQLEAFDERGYLAGKRWRRGEDPYRRHAFNQRESGRVPSTRTVHDTRHYRCSLQPWEGELPPTSIIITVHNEERAALLRTIRSLLNRTPAYLIHEIILVDDFSQDPADCQLLTVLPKVKSLRNQQREGLIRSRVRGADATTAGILTFLDSHCEVNRDWLLPLLQRVAQDPSRVVSPVIDIINMDTFAYVAASPDLRGGFDWSLHFKWEPLSEEVRVGRTDPIAPIRTPVIAGGLFVINKAWFNHLGSYDTEMEIWGGENFELSFRVWMCGGSLEILPCSRVGHVFRRKHPYLFPDGNANTYIRNTRRTVEVWMDDFKRFYYAARPSAKGQPYGDIQSRLKLKMDLKCKPFRWYLEHVYPELRIPDETDTVPGVIQQRQDCVETVGDRGSLTMALRPCLGSSNQERTHTPGQRLSQRRCCLSVTSTVPASPIVLLPCSGEDSRQRWVLAGSRIKHVATRYCLEVEVLEATVSPGVLVINPCDSTALAQLWHWA